One part of the Solanum dulcamara chromosome 8, daSolDulc1.2, whole genome shotgun sequence genome encodes these proteins:
- the LOC129900121 gene encoding cytochrome P450 734A1-like, with product MEKYWFCFLIIFWFVLLIVQKVVISLCWRPRRIQNHFLKQGIRGPKYNFLLGNLKEIADLQPSSSQHFPLSHDIVPRVLSFYHHWKNIYGATFLVWFGPIARVTISDPTLIRDIFLLKSDSFEKTETPSSAKKLEGDGLSNLKGEKWAHHRKILTQTFYSENLKLMIPMMGKSMKDMLNKWSSKMSNDGKVEIEVSEWFLRLSEDVITHTVFGSSYEDGKTIFELQTQQLAYATKAFQQVFIPGFRFLPTKKNIISWKLDKDVRNSLMKLIEHRKRSLECHLWEEGPKDLLEVMIKASSSTYSNIQVDDIVEECKTMFLAGKYTTSNLLTWTTILLAMNPHWQQLARDEVCNVCGASDTPSKDDIAKLKTLGMILNESLRLYPPLAATMRRAKMDTTLGNLKLPQGTELLIPTIGIHHDAALWGSDVNEFNPARFARGVAQAAKSPTAFMPFGLGARHCIGQNLAIIQAKLAMAMILMRFSFELAPTYQHAPTILIFLCPHYGAPIIFQKL from the exons ATGGAAAAATACTGGTTTTgttttcttattatattttggTTTGTTTTGTTAATTGTTCAAAAAGTGGTGATTAGTCTCTGTTGGAGACCAAGGAGAATCCAAAATCATTTCTTGAAGCAAGGGATTAGAGGTCCTAAATACAATTTTTTATTGGGTAATCTTAAAGAGATTGCTGATTTACAACCTTCATCATCTCAGCACTTCCCTTTATCCCATGACATTGTTCCTAGAGTCCTTTCCTTCTATCATCACTGGAAGAATATCTATG GTGCAACATTTCTTGTGTGGTTTGGGCCAATAGCTCGTGTCACCATCTCAGATCCAACGCTAATTAGGGATATCTTCCTTTTAAAATCAGACAGCTTTGAGAAAACTGAAACACCTTCATCCGCCAAGAAGCTCGAAGGCGATGGTTTGTCCAATCTCAAAGGAGAAAAATGGGCCCACCACAGAAAGATATTAACTCAAACATTTTACTCAGAAAATCTCAAG ctAATGATTCCTATGATGGGGAAGAGCATGAAGGATATGTTGAACAAATGGTCGTCAAAAATGTCGAACGATGGCAAGGTGGAAATTGAAGTTTCAGAATGGTTCTTGAGATTGTCAGAAGATGTGATTACACATACGGTGTTCGGAAGCAGCTATGAAGATGGAAAGACCATATTCGAGTTGCAAACACAACAATTGGCTTATGCCACTAAAGCTTTTCAACAAGTTTTCATTCCCGGATTTAG GTTCTTGCCTACTAAGAAGAACATAATTTCTTGGAAATTGGACAAAGACGTTAGAAATTCATTGATGAAGTTAATTGAGCATAGGAAAAGAAGTTTGGAGTGTCATCTATGGGAGGAAGGTCCGAAGGATTTGTTGGAAGTAATGATCAAAGCTAGTAGTTCAACTTATTCAAATATACAAGTTGATGACATCGTAGAGGAATGCAAGACCATGTTCTTAGCTGGCAAATATACTACCTCAAATTTGCTGACATGGACGACCATTCTATTGGCCATGAATCCTCACTGGCAACAACTTGCACGTGACGAGGTCTGCAACGTCTGTGGAGCAAGTGATACCCCATCTAAGGACGATATTGCAAAGCTTAAGACG CTTGGTATGATCCTGAATGAATCCCTCCGACTATATCCACCTCTTGCGGCAACAATGCGACGGGCCAAAATGGACACAACATTGGGAAACTTGAAGTTGCCTCAAGGGACAGAGCTACTTATACCGACTATAGGAATCCATCATGATGCAGCATTATGGGGCAGCGATGTGAATGAATTCAATCCAGCAAGATTTGCTCGCGGCGTCGCCCAAGCAGCCAAAAGCCCCACTGCATTCATGCCTTTCGGCTTAGGCGCCCGCCACTGCATTGGACAAAATTTAGCAATCATACAAGCTAAATTAGCAATGGCTATGATCTTGATGCGCTTCTCCTTTGAACTTGCTCCTACTTACCAACATGCTCCTACTATTCTTATATTCCTATGTCCACATTATGGAGCTCCAATCATCTTCCAGAAATTGTAG
- the LOC129900553 gene encoding putative cytochrome c oxidase subunit 5b-like: MWRRLSSQVRTLSPLQSTSKSNRLSAAANSLSASPAAFRPTVPFISRHFSTASANVVKKVEHVMPIATGHEREELEAEIQGKDILGINFPEGPFGTKEAPAVVKSYYDKRIVGCPGDEGEDEHDVVWFWLEKGKPHECPVCKQYFVLEVVGPGGPPDGHGDDDHHH, from the exons ATGTGGAGAAGACTTTCTTCCCAGGTTCGGACTCTAAGCCCACTCCAATCTACCTCTAAATCCAATCGCCTTTCCGCCGCCGCCAACTCCTTATCTGCTTCTCCGGCGGCTTTCCGGCCTACGGTTCCTTTCATCTCCCGCCACTTCAGCACTGCTTCTG CGAATGTTGTTAAGAAAGTGGAGCATGTAATGCCAATTGCTACTGGTCACGAGCGAGAAGAGCTTGAAGCTGAGATTCAA GGAAAGGATATTCTCGGCATCAACTTTCCTGAGGGTCCTTTTGGCACAAAG GAAGCACCAGCTGTTGTTAAATCCTACTACGATAAAAGAATTGTAGGATGTCCAGGAGATGAAGGAG AAGATGAGCATGATGTTGTTTGGTTCTGGCTAGAGAAGGGCAAGCCACATGAATGCCCAGTATGCAAACAGTATTTTGTG TTGGAGGTGGTTGGCCCTGGAGGACCTCCTGATGGACATGGCGATGATGATCATCATCACTGA